The following proteins are encoded in a genomic region of Thiomonas sp. X19:
- a CDS encoding isoprenylcysteine carboxylmethyltransferase family protein, whose translation MNIGLPIGLQSRLWVAAQFVLIAAMVLWPADWRWDALVIALGIAAIALGLWVFAYNRPGNFNIRPEPKAGGQLITGGPYGWVRHPMYVALLLGMAGVAVGSHSLVQAGLWLALLIVLNFKAALEERLLRQRWPDYAAYAQRTRRFIPGVW comes from the coding sequence TTGAACATCGGCCTGCCGATTGGTCTGCAGTCGCGCCTGTGGGTCGCGGCGCAGTTCGTGCTGATTGCCGCCATGGTGCTGTGGCCCGCCGACTGGCGCTGGGATGCGCTGGTCATCGCCCTGGGCATCGCCGCCATCGCGCTCGGGCTATGGGTGTTCGCCTACAACCGCCCGGGCAATTTCAACATCCGTCCCGAGCCCAAGGCCGGGGGCCAACTCATCACCGGCGGCCCTTACGGCTGGGTGCGCCACCCCATGTACGTGGCGCTGCTGCTGGGCATGGCGGGGGTGGCGGTGGGGTCGCACAGCCTGGTTCAGGCCGGCCTTTGGTTGGCGCTGCTGATCGTGCTCAATTTCAAGGCGGCACTGGAAGAGCGCCTGCTGCGCCAGCGCTGGCCGGATTACGCGGCGTATGCCCAGCGCACCCGGCGCTTCATTCCCGGCGTGTGGTGA
- a CDS encoding NAD(P) transhydrogenase subunit alpha, producing MHDIAPFVINLTIFVLAIYVGYHVVWTVTPALHTPLMSVTNAISAIIIVGAMLAAALTVTPLGKVMGVLAVAMASVNVFGGFLVTRRMLEMFKKKERAPAPKARLEP from the coding sequence ATGCATGACATCGCCCCCTTCGTCATCAACCTCACCATCTTCGTGCTGGCCATCTATGTCGGCTACCACGTCGTGTGGACCGTCACGCCGGCGCTGCACACCCCGCTGATGTCGGTGACCAACGCCATCTCCGCCATCATCATCGTCGGCGCCATGCTGGCCGCCGCCCTCACCGTCACCCCCTTGGGCAAGGTCATGGGCGTGCTGGCCGTGGCCATGGCCTCGGTCAACGTGTTCGGCGGCTTTCTCGTCACCCGGCGCATGCTGGAGATGTTCAAGAAGAAAGAGCGCGCCCCCGCCCCCAAGGCGCGCCTTGAGCCATGA
- the trpE gene encoding anthranilate synthase component I, with amino-acid sequence MTELEFQSLAREGFNRIALVSEAFADLETPLSLYLKLAHPTQGGRNSFLLESVVGGERFGRYSFIGLCARTELRVKNGITQVLRDGAVIETSEQPPLDFIEAYHARFKVALPAGMPRFCGGLAGYFGYDAARYIEPKLMASAAKNPKPDPLDLPDILLLLSEELAVIDNLSGRLYLIVYADPAQPEAYGRARSRLQTLREHLRYSVAAPPMMRSTVTPTEREFDKADYLQAVAQAKELIAAGDFMQVQVGQRLRKRYAESPLSLYRALRSINPSPYMYFYNFGDFQVVGSSPEILVRQEAVAGGEKVTIRPLAGTRPRGASSEDDARQERELLADPKERAEHLMLIDLARNDLGRIAQTGSVKVTEAFAIERYSHVMHIVSNVEGLLKPGLSALDVLRATFPAGTLSGAPKIRAMEVIDELEPTRRGLYGGAVGYWSFAGDMDLAIAIRTGIIKNHWLYVQAAAGVVADSVPEMEWRETEAKARAVLRAAEQVQEGLDG; translated from the coding sequence ATGACCGAACTCGAATTTCAATCCCTGGCCCGCGAGGGCTTCAACCGCATCGCCCTGGTTTCCGAGGCTTTCGCCGACCTGGAAACGCCGCTGTCGCTCTACTTGAAGCTGGCCCACCCGACACAGGGCGGGCGCAACAGCTTCCTGCTGGAGTCGGTGGTGGGTGGCGAGCGTTTCGGCCGCTATTCCTTCATCGGCCTTTGCGCGCGCACCGAACTGCGGGTGAAGAACGGCATCACCCAGGTGCTGCGCGATGGAGCCGTGATCGAGACCTCCGAGCAGCCGCCGCTGGATTTCATCGAGGCGTATCACGCCCGTTTCAAAGTCGCCCTGCCTGCCGGCATGCCGCGGTTTTGCGGGGGCCTGGCCGGCTACTTCGGCTACGACGCGGCGCGTTACATCGAGCCCAAGCTGATGGCCTCGGCGGCGAAGAACCCCAAGCCCGACCCGCTGGACCTTCCCGACATCCTGCTGCTGCTGAGCGAGGAGCTGGCGGTGATCGACAACCTCTCGGGGCGGCTCTACCTCATCGTCTACGCCGACCCGGCCCAGCCCGAAGCCTATGGCCGCGCCCGCTCGCGGCTGCAAACACTGCGCGAGCACTTGCGCTATTCGGTCGCGGCGCCGCCCATGATGCGCAGCACGGTGACGCCGACCGAGCGCGAGTTCGACAAGGCCGACTACCTGCAGGCGGTGGCGCAGGCGAAGGAGTTGATTGCCGCCGGCGACTTCATGCAGGTGCAAGTGGGCCAGCGCCTGCGCAAGCGCTACGCCGAGTCGCCGCTGTCGCTGTACCGGGCGCTGCGCTCGATCAACCCCTCGCCCTATATGTACTTCTACAACTTCGGCGACTTCCAGGTGGTGGGCTCCTCGCCCGAAATTCTGGTGCGGCAAGAAGCGGTGGCAGGCGGCGAGAAAGTCACCATCCGTCCGCTGGCCGGCACCCGCCCGCGCGGCGCCAGCAGCGAGGACGACGCGCGCCAGGAACGCGAGTTGCTGGCCGACCCGAAGGAGCGCGCCGAGCACCTGATGCTCATCGATCTGGCGCGCAACGATCTCGGCCGCATCGCCCAGACCGGCAGCGTGAAAGTCACCGAGGCCTTCGCCATCGAACGCTACTCGCATGTGATGCACATCGTCAGCAATGTCGAGGGCCTGCTCAAGCCGGGCCTGTCGGCGCTGGACGTGCTGCGCGCCACCTTCCCCGCCGGCACCCTGTCGGGTGCGCCCAAGATTCGCGCGATGGAAGTCATCGACGAACTCGAACCCACCCGCCGCGGCCTGTACGGCGGCGCCGTGGGCTACTGGAGCTTCGCCGGCGACATGGACCTGGCCATCGCCATTCGCACCGGCATCATCAAGAACCACTGGCTCTACGTGCAAGCCGCCGCCGGCGTGGTGGCCGACTCGGTGCCCGAGATGGAATGGCGCGAGACCGAGGCCAAGGCACGCGCCGTGCTGCGCGCTGCCGAGCAAGTGCAGGAAGGGCTCGACGGCTGA
- the gstA gene encoding glutathione transferase GstA, with translation MKLYFSPGSCSLSPRIVLSELGLPADMVKVNLQTKALDGGGDFRAINPKGYVPVLQLDDGSILTEGPAIVQYLADRKPEAKLAPANGTMERYRLQEWLNFISTELHKQFSPLFNPASTDAVKEAQKQRLGERFNLISQTLAKQDYLLPSGFSVADAYLYTVLTWAGVTGPALTGWPALQAFMARMQTRPGVAAALAADRDAKKG, from the coding sequence ATGAAACTGTATTTCAGCCCCGGATCCTGTTCCCTCTCGCCCCGCATCGTGCTCAGCGAACTGGGCTTGCCGGCCGACATGGTGAAGGTGAACCTGCAGACCAAGGCCTTGGACGGCGGCGGCGATTTCCGCGCCATCAACCCCAAGGGCTATGTGCCCGTGCTGCAGCTCGACGACGGCAGCATCCTCACCGAAGGCCCGGCCATCGTGCAGTACCTGGCCGACCGCAAGCCCGAAGCCAAGCTCGCCCCGGCCAATGGCACGATGGAGCGTTACCGCCTGCAGGAGTGGCTGAACTTCATCTCCACCGAGTTGCACAAGCAGTTCAGCCCGCTGTTCAACCCGGCCTCCACCGATGCGGTGAAAGAGGCGCAAAAGCAGCGCCTGGGCGAGCGCTTCAACCTCATCAGCCAGACCCTCGCCAAGCAGGACTACCTGCTGCCCTCCGGCTTTTCCGTGGCCGACGCCTACCTTTACACCGTGCTGACCTGGGCCGGCGTCACCGGCCCCGCGCTCACGGGCTGGCCGGCGCTGCAGGCCTTCATGGCCCGCATGCAAACCCGTCCTGGCGTGGCCGCGGCTCTGGCGGCAGACCGTGATGCGAAGAAGGGCTGA
- a CDS encoding MaoC family dehydratase codes for MYWEDFPPHHVTDCGSTTVSREAILDFARQFDPQPFHVDEEAAKHSLFGGLVASGWHTCAIAMRLMCDAYLLRTTSQGAPGIDELRWLKPVRPGDTLSLRMTVLEARPMRSKPHLGLVQSRWELFNQHGDCALTMKGWGMFKRRDVAAADGLQAQAAP; via the coding sequence TTGTATTGGGAAGACTTCCCCCCCCACCATGTCACCGACTGCGGCAGCACCACCGTGAGCCGCGAAGCCATTCTCGACTTCGCCCGCCAGTTCGACCCGCAGCCTTTTCATGTGGACGAGGAGGCGGCGAAGCATTCCCTGTTCGGCGGCCTCGTCGCCAGCGGCTGGCACACCTGCGCCATCGCCATGCGCCTGATGTGCGACGCCTACCTGCTGCGCACCACCAGCCAGGGCGCTCCCGGCATCGACGAGTTGCGCTGGCTGAAACCCGTGCGTCCCGGCGATACCCTGAGCCTGCGCATGACGGTGCTGGAGGCGCGACCGATGCGCAGCAAGCCGCACCTGGGTCTGGTGCAGTCGCGCTGGGAGTTGTTCAACCAGCATGGCGACTGCGCCCTGACCATGAAGGGCTGGGGCATGTTCAAGCGGCGCGACGTTGCCGCCGCTGACGGACTCCAAGCGCAGGCTGCGCCTTGA
- a CDS encoding Re/Si-specific NAD(P)(+) transhydrogenase subunit alpha — protein MRIGVVAESLGGERRVAATPETVKKLVAQGHTLLVQSGAGLGAGATDADYQGAGAQMVDAAAALGAELVLKVRRPQPHELAQMQPGAAVVGMLEPFDAAGLQALAGAGLTAFALEAAPRTSRAQGLDVLSSQANIAGYKAVLLAANLYPRFMPMLMTAAGTVKAARLVVLGAGVAGLQAIATAKRLGAVVEASDVRPAAKEQVESLGAKFIDVPFETDEERQIAQGVGGYARPMPKAWLERQAALVAERVKQANIVITTALIPGRRAPVLVSEAMVQGMRPGSVLVDMAAAQGGNCPLTEADQTVVRHGVTIVGDTNLPAQVAADASQLYARNVLDFLKLVLDKDRGLVVNLDDDIVAACLMTQGGEVRRKSA, from the coding sequence ATGCGCATCGGCGTTGTTGCTGAGAGCTTAGGAGGAGAGAGGCGGGTGGCGGCCACGCCCGAGACCGTGAAGAAGCTGGTGGCCCAGGGCCACACCCTGCTGGTGCAAAGCGGAGCGGGGCTGGGCGCCGGGGCCACCGACGCCGACTACCAGGGCGCCGGCGCCCAGATGGTTGACGCCGCGGCGGCGCTGGGGGCCGAGCTCGTGCTCAAGGTGCGCCGCCCGCAGCCGCACGAGCTGGCGCAGATGCAGCCCGGCGCGGCCGTGGTGGGCATGCTCGAGCCCTTCGACGCCGCAGGCCTGCAAGCCCTGGCTGGCGCGGGCCTGACGGCCTTCGCCCTGGAGGCCGCCCCCCGCACCAGCCGCGCCCAGGGCCTGGACGTGCTCTCCAGCCAGGCCAACATCGCCGGCTACAAAGCCGTGCTCCTGGCGGCCAACCTCTACCCCCGCTTCATGCCCATGCTCATGACCGCCGCCGGCACCGTCAAGGCCGCCCGCCTGGTCGTGCTCGGCGCCGGCGTGGCCGGGCTGCAGGCCATCGCCACCGCCAAGCGCTTAGGCGCGGTGGTGGAAGCCTCCGACGTGCGCCCCGCCGCCAAGGAGCAAGTCGAGTCGCTGGGCGCCAAGTTCATCGACGTGCCCTTCGAGACCGACGAAGAACGCCAGATCGCCCAGGGCGTGGGCGGCTACGCCCGTCCCATGCCCAAGGCCTGGCTGGAGCGCCAGGCCGCCCTGGTGGCCGAGCGCGTCAAGCAAGCCAACATCGTCATCACCACCGCCCTCATCCCCGGGCGGCGCGCCCCGGTGCTGGTGAGCGAAGCCATGGTCCAGGGCATGCGCCCCGGATCGGTCCTTGTCGACATGGCCGCCGCCCAAGGCGGCAACTGCCCGCTCACCGAAGCCGACCAGACCGTGGTCAGGCACGGCGTGACGATCGTGGGCGACACCAACCTGCCCGCCCAAGTCGCCGCCGACGCCTCCCAGCTCTACGCCCGCAACGTGCTCGACTTCCTCAAGCTCGTGCTCGACAAGGACCGCGGGCTGGTGGTCAACCTGGACGACGACATCGTCGCCGCCTGCCTCATGACCCAGGGCGGCGAGGTCAGGCGCAAGAGCGCCTGA
- a CDS encoding DUF3579 domain-containing protein: MLDATVAQRILKPGEILILGRTHEGSQFRPSDWAERLAGVMAQFRPAESKHQEMHLCYSPYCMPTLVDGVRSVVLSRALAEIEPMAYQFVRNFARDNNLETVEACIVEFDAAGAADQSDADDGSLGGRRAA; this comes from the coding sequence ATGTTAGACGCGACAGTCGCCCAGCGCATTCTCAAACCCGGTGAAATCCTGATTCTCGGCCGCACCCACGAGGGCAGCCAGTTTCGGCCGAGCGATTGGGCTGAACGCCTTGCCGGAGTGATGGCGCAATTCCGGCCAGCGGAATCGAAGCACCAGGAAATGCACCTGTGTTATTCGCCCTATTGCATGCCCACCCTGGTGGACGGCGTGCGTTCTGTGGTCCTGAGTCGCGCCTTGGCTGAGATCGAGCCCATGGCCTACCAGTTCGTTCGCAATTTTGCGCGCGACAACAACCTGGAAACGGTCGAAGCCTGCATCGTCGAGTTCGACGCTGCAGGCGCTGCCGACCAGAGCGACGCCGATGACGGCTCGCTCGGCGGACGCCGCGCGGCCTAG